Proteins encoded together in one uncultured Sphaerochaeta sp. window:
- a CDS encoding agmatinase family protein — translation MEHWFLDSEFPNCDKETARFHVIPFPLEDTVSYMGGTADGPEAIIEASSQLEQLVEGFGNPGALGIHTREPLGTEGMVAQSIAAAAEAILQAYDHGSIPVLLGGEHSVTNAAIPLLRDRFPQGEVGILQFDAHMDLRDAYEGSKLSHASVMRRTVEAGIPLFQVGIRNYSEEDIEARERYQVGHYDASFLYSQKNIHSLETLDLPSDFPKQLYVTFDVDAFDCGLMSATGTPDPGGLSWWDAITLLTVLTKDRTIIGCDVVELAPNALHHPSYTASKLTYFLMGLASKRCSQ, via the coding sequence ATGGAACACTGGTTTTTAGATTCAGAGTTTCCCAACTGTGACAAGGAAACAGCACGATTTCATGTAATCCCTTTTCCCTTGGAGGATACAGTCTCCTACATGGGAGGCACAGCGGATGGACCAGAGGCCATCATAGAAGCTTCTTCCCAACTTGAACAACTTGTTGAGGGTTTTGGGAATCCCGGGGCTTTGGGTATTCATACCAGGGAACCGCTTGGGACTGAAGGTATGGTCGCCCAGTCTATTGCTGCGGCAGCTGAGGCTATCCTCCAGGCGTATGACCATGGCTCCATCCCTGTACTTCTTGGAGGTGAGCATTCAGTTACCAATGCTGCAATTCCTCTCTTGAGGGACCGATTTCCCCAAGGGGAGGTCGGTATCCTGCAGTTCGATGCACACATGGACCTGAGAGATGCCTATGAAGGCAGCAAACTGAGCCATGCATCGGTCATGAGACGTACCGTAGAGGCAGGCATCCCATTGTTCCAGGTAGGAATTCGGAATTATAGTGAAGAGGATATTGAGGCACGTGAGCGCTACCAGGTTGGTCACTATGATGCATCGTTCCTCTACAGCCAGAAGAATATACACTCGCTGGAAACATTGGATCTTCCTTCTGATTTTCCCAAACAACTGTATGTCACGTTCGATGTCGATGCATTCGATTGTGGGTTGATGAGTGCAACCGGAACCCCCGATCCAGGTGGACTCTCATGGTGGGATGCAATTACGTTACTAACCGTTCTTACCAAGGATAGGACGATTATTGGATGCGATGTAGTGGAATTGGCTCCCAATGCCTTACATCACCCCTCCTATACTGCAAGCAAGCTTACGTATTTCCTGATGGGATTAGCCAGCAAGCGCTGTTCCCAGTGA
- a CDS encoding flavodoxin, whose product MKRIAIVYYSGTGNTEALAQAVAKGAKEAGAEIKVIKAGLFSADLLDSYDAVAFGCPAMGSESLEDEVFEPMFNALLPHLEGKPVGLFGSYGWGDGEWMEDWAEVTKEAGAVLVTDPVIALDTPEEEALNAAFSLGTALAG is encoded by the coding sequence ATGAAACGTATTGCAATTGTATATTACAGTGGAACGGGAAATACCGAAGCCTTGGCTCAAGCGGTGGCAAAAGGTGCCAAGGAAGCCGGTGCAGAAATAAAGGTGATCAAGGCCGGTCTATTCTCTGCCGATTTGCTTGATAGCTATGATGCAGTAGCTTTTGGGTGTCCTGCAATGGGCTCTGAAAGCTTGGAGGATGAAGTATTCGAACCAATGTTCAATGCGCTCCTTCCCCATCTAGAGGGAAAACCGGTTGGGCTCTTCGGCTCATACGGATGGGGAGATGGAGAGTGGATGGAAGACTGGGCTGAAGTCACCAAGGAAGCAGGAGCAGTATTGGTTACCGACCCTGTTATCGCCCTGGACACCCCTGAAGAAGAAGCGTTAAATGCAGCCTTTTCACTGGGAACAGCGCTTGCTGGCTAA
- the thpR gene encoding RNA 2',3'-cyclic phosphodiesterase — protein MRLFYALLFPESTLQQLTSIQNTIVPYLSKGNPTSKGNLHLTLAFLGEQDEKILPLLSDILEAMPKREMEVLFNHVGTFPKQGGDIIYSGIAHHTGLFQLQKTLVALLQAYHVVFKDTRFKAHITLFRRARYTELPEIAGFTSKAKSIALMQSHRVQGILTYTPLFSKILQ, from the coding sequence ATGAGACTCTTTTATGCACTGCTGTTTCCAGAGAGCACTTTGCAACAGCTTACATCCATCCAGAACACCATTGTTCCTTATCTCTCTAAAGGAAATCCAACGAGTAAAGGGAATCTCCATCTCACCCTCGCTTTTCTCGGAGAGCAGGACGAGAAGATCCTTCCTTTGCTCAGTGACATCTTGGAAGCAATGCCTAAGAGAGAGATGGAAGTTCTGTTCAATCATGTAGGGACATTTCCCAAACAGGGAGGTGACATCATCTACAGTGGAATTGCCCATCATACAGGATTGTTTCAATTACAGAAAACACTTGTTGCCCTCTTGCAAGCGTATCATGTAGTCTTCAAGGATACCCGTTTCAAAGCACATATTACGCTCTTTCGCAGAGCTCGGTATACAGAGCTTCCCGAGATTGCAGGCTTTACCAGCAAGGCAAAAAGCATTGCCCTGATGCAGTCCCACCGCGTACAAGGGATCCTTACCTACACTCCTTTATTTTCTAAAATATTACAATAA
- a CDS encoding ABC transporter ATP-binding protein — MDSLKISHLSGGYDKHQIFHELDLTLPKGKFIALTGPNGSGKSTLLKFIYKQLKPDSGAVYVDGQDIQHLKQKELATKLGFVAQNGKLDYAFTVREAVSMGRYAHGGEDDGHAIESAMDSCDILHLQHKVVTELSGGEMQRVLLARALSQDGRLLLLDEPVNHLDVRHQRAIMGLLTDLVKKGYTVICVLHDMLLVQVYSQLALVLKEGNIVSQGPTETVFNDALLNEVYQIRAHQVYDGELGRNVWLPTW, encoded by the coding sequence ATGGATAGTCTCAAGATCAGTCACCTCAGTGGAGGGTATGACAAACACCAAATATTCCATGAGCTGGACCTTACCCTTCCCAAGGGAAAGTTCATTGCACTTACCGGCCCGAATGGAAGCGGCAAAAGCACACTCCTGAAATTCATATATAAACAGCTTAAACCCGATTCTGGTGCAGTCTATGTAGATGGTCAGGATATTCAGCACCTCAAGCAGAAAGAGCTTGCAACCAAGTTGGGTTTTGTTGCCCAGAATGGCAAGCTTGACTATGCCTTCACCGTCCGTGAGGCGGTATCCATGGGACGATATGCACATGGGGGAGAGGATGATGGGCATGCAATAGAATCTGCAATGGATTCCTGTGATATTTTGCATTTGCAGCACAAGGTAGTAACTGAGCTAAGCGGTGGAGAGATGCAACGAGTGCTGCTAGCAAGGGCATTGAGTCAGGATGGGCGACTGCTGTTGCTCGATGAGCCGGTGAATCATCTTGATGTACGCCACCAGAGGGCAATAATGGGCTTGCTCACCGATCTGGTCAAGAAGGGCTACACAGTTATTTGTGTACTGCATGACATGTTGCTTGTCCAAGTCTACAGCCAACTTGCACTGGTCCTCAAGGAAGGGAATATTGTTTCCCAGGGACCTACTGAAACAGTATTCAATGATGCATTACTCAATGAGGTATATCAAATAAGGGCACATCAGGTATATGATGGTGAACTAGGGCGTAATGTCTGGCTACCAACATGGTAG
- a CDS encoding heme-degrading domain-containing protein yields MELSQQIALVESQEELLQFDHFSNRDAWELGKIFAEEALGKEIPIAICIRTMSGKTLFHFTAEGSNRGSQDWIDRKFNTVQHFETSTLAYSLFLKKRGKTLSERGLDPTRFVDCGGGFPIVVRSVGLVGAVMVSGLTDLEDHDVLVRCISRYLGVENVPHYPTKNP; encoded by the coding sequence ATGGAACTTTCACAACAAATTGCACTGGTAGAAAGCCAGGAAGAACTGCTGCAGTTCGATCATTTCTCAAACCGTGATGCATGGGAACTGGGAAAGATCTTTGCCGAGGAAGCTTTGGGCAAAGAGATTCCCATCGCCATATGCATCAGGACAATGAGTGGCAAGACACTGTTTCATTTTACCGCTGAAGGTTCAAATCGTGGCTCACAGGACTGGATCGACCGAAAGTTCAATACGGTCCAGCACTTTGAAACCAGTACGTTGGCATACTCCTTATTCCTGAAGAAACGAGGGAAGACGTTGAGTGAACGTGGTTTGGATCCAACCAGGTTTGTGGATTGTGGTGGAGGATTCCCCATTGTTGTCAGATCAGTTGGATTGGTAGGAGCTGTAATGGTAAGCGGTCTTACCGATCTCGAGGATCATGATGTACTGGTTAGATGCATCAGCAGGTATCTGGGTGTGGAGAATGTTCCTCACTACCCTACGAAAAATCCTTGA
- a CDS encoding class I SAM-dependent methyltransferase: protein MDTYVEHNARAWDSEVEKHTIWTDGCTEEQIEKARRGELDMVLSPFKQVPPSWVSDVKGKKILALACGGGQQAVLLALAGAEVTLYDISKKQLAQDASYAERLQLEMEFVKGDMRDLSCFADSTFDLIYNPTSTCFIDEVHSMYHHCYRILKKGGRLLTSITNPVLYLFDEKKALRNHLQVKYTIPYSDLKSLGKKELEKRMRKHDTIEFSHTLQDLLGGLTDCGFHITGIYTDTAGFMMIDSYIHDCYLAVRAEKSL, encoded by the coding sequence ATGGATACATATGTTGAGCACAATGCACGAGCCTGGGATAGTGAAGTTGAAAAACACACTATCTGGACAGATGGTTGCACTGAAGAACAGATAGAGAAAGCACGCAGAGGGGAATTGGATATGGTTCTCTCTCCGTTCAAGCAGGTCCCTCCTTCCTGGGTTAGTGATGTGAAAGGGAAAAAGATCCTTGCCCTTGCCTGTGGTGGTGGACAGCAAGCGGTTCTCCTTGCCCTCGCTGGCGCAGAGGTAACCCTGTATGATATTTCAAAAAAACAACTCGCACAGGATGCATCCTATGCTGAGCGACTCCAACTGGAGATGGAATTCGTCAAGGGAGATATGCGTGACCTCTCCTGTTTTGCAGACTCCACGTTTGACCTGATATACAACCCAACCTCCACATGTTTCATTGATGAAGTGCACAGCATGTATCATCACTGCTACAGAATCTTGAAGAAAGGTGGGAGACTGCTTACCAGCATCACCAACCCGGTGCTCTATCTCTTTGACGAAAAGAAAGCCCTGAGAAACCACCTCCAGGTTAAATACACCATCCCCTACTCTGACCTGAAAAGCCTTGGGAAAAAGGAGTTGGAAAAGCGAATGAGAAAACATGATACCATTGAATTTTCCCATACCTTGCAAGACTTGCTTGGGGGGCTTACGGACTGTGGTTTTCATATAACCGGTATCTACACCGATACTGCAGGATTCATGATGATAGACAGTTATATCCATGACTGCTATCTTGCAGTTCGTGCAGAGAAGAGCTTGTAG
- a CDS encoding zinc ribbon domain-containing protein, which translates to MEKKRYICPKCGGTHYESDRFQATGGNFAKIFDVQNKRFITVTCTNCGYTELFKQNEQTGWNILDFFLN; encoded by the coding sequence ATGGAAAAGAAACGATATATATGTCCAAAATGTGGCGGCACTCACTATGAGAGCGACCGGTTCCAGGCAACGGGTGGCAATTTTGCCAAGATTTTCGATGTCCAAAACAAACGGTTCATCACCGTCACTTGTACCAATTGTGGGTACACTGAATTGTTCAAACAAAATGAACAGACAGGATGGAATATTTTGGACTTCTTCTTGAATTAA
- a CDS encoding alpha-glucosidase, translating into MKIVLIGAGSAQFGLGTLGDIMQSKTLVGSTLSLVDINDQALQNVYGKATAFVEENNLPFTIEATTDRKEALQGCDVVVISIEVGNRFQLWDEDWTIAQQYGIAQVYGENGGPGGVFHSLRIIPVIMEICEDVISLCPDAWIFNYSNPMTAIVTTVLRKYPSLKFVGICHEIASLERYLPSILETPFSNLQTRSAGLNHFSVLLEAYYRDSGKDAYPDILDRAPAFFEKEPGYSDILSYMQQHGEAFITEGSTHRPLPEGTRSKKPWADRTLFKEILDHYHLLPITVDSHFGEYISWAQEVVDHKGIKDFYFLYQKMLSRLEPKIELKVTERLVYILEGIEENSGYEELAVNILNNGLIKNLPPWIAVEVPAKVYSKGMKGVAFDNFPKGFAALLRNYCGVYDLTAEAVLQGKKEYVIQALLANPVVHTMRNIPELVEVMIERQRRWLGYLR; encoded by the coding sequence ATGAAAATAGTTCTTATTGGGGCAGGCAGTGCACAGTTTGGGCTTGGTACCCTTGGCGATATTATGCAAAGTAAAACATTGGTCGGAAGTACCCTCAGCTTGGTGGATATCAATGACCAGGCATTGCAGAACGTGTATGGCAAGGCCACAGCATTTGTCGAAGAGAATAATCTCCCTTTTACCATTGAGGCAACCACTGACCGTAAGGAAGCATTGCAGGGTTGTGATGTAGTGGTCATTTCCATCGAAGTGGGAAATCGTTTTCAGCTCTGGGATGAGGATTGGACTATTGCCCAACAGTACGGTATTGCCCAGGTGTATGGGGAAAATGGTGGACCTGGAGGGGTATTCCATTCACTGAGGATTATTCCTGTCATCATGGAAATCTGTGAAGATGTTATCTCTCTCTGTCCAGATGCCTGGATTTTCAACTATTCCAACCCAATGACCGCCATTGTGACGACTGTGCTCAGGAAGTATCCATCGCTCAAATTTGTGGGAATTTGCCATGAGATTGCATCCCTTGAACGGTATCTACCCTCAATTCTTGAAACGCCATTCTCCAATCTGCAAACCCGGAGTGCTGGATTGAATCATTTCAGCGTGCTACTGGAAGCGTACTACCGGGACAGCGGCAAGGATGCTTACCCAGATATTTTGGACAGAGCTCCTGCCTTCTTCGAGAAAGAACCAGGGTACTCCGATATTCTCTCCTACATGCAGCAACATGGAGAGGCGTTCATCACAGAGGGATCCACCCATCGTCCACTACCAGAGGGAACCAGAAGCAAGAAGCCCTGGGCGGATAGGACCCTGTTCAAGGAGATTCTCGATCACTACCACTTGTTGCCAATCACTGTTGACAGTCATTTTGGGGAGTATATCAGTTGGGCACAAGAGGTTGTTGACCATAAGGGGATAAAGGATTTTTATTTCTTATATCAAAAGATGCTATCGCGTTTGGAACCAAAGATTGAACTGAAAGTAACCGAACGTTTGGTCTATATCCTTGAAGGCATTGAAGAGAATAGCGGATATGAGGAACTGGCTGTAAACATACTGAATAATGGATTGATTAAAAATCTTCCCCCTTGGATTGCTGTTGAGGTGCCGGCGAAGGTATATAGCAAGGGCATGAAAGGTGTTGCTTTTGACAATTTCCCCAAAGGGTTCGCCGCCCTCCTGAGAAACTACTGTGGTGTATATGACCTAACAGCTGAGGCTGTGCTGCAAGGAAAGAAGGAGTATGTAATCCAGGCATTGCTTGCCAATCCAGTGGTACATACCATGAGAAATATTCCAGAGCTAGTTGAGGTGATGATAGAGCGTCAACGTAGGTGGTTGGGGTATTTGCGTTGA
- a CDS encoding Gfo/Idh/MocA family oxidoreductase, translating into MMRMGILGAGNIARKMAATIAEMEQVEAYAVASRDLQKARDFAKKWNVRKAYGSYEEMLGDPDVDLVYVCTPHSLHYEHMMLSLEHGKPVLGEKAFTMNAKQAREVIALGKKKKLLVAEAIWTRYLPMRLVLEQILERRVIGEPHSLTANLCYPIKGVKRMMDPELAGGALLDLGVYPINFAMMVFGNEIESIESSCIKTDSGVDESNSITLSFKGGKMAILHSSMLSTSDRRGAIFGSRGFIEFLNINNCEGINVYDRDYNLVETYKPFKNITGFEHQVEACRKALEEGEIELKQMPHSEIIKVMEVMDTLRGQWGVHFPGE; encoded by the coding sequence ATGATGAGAATGGGAATCTTGGGTGCTGGAAACATCGCCCGCAAGATGGCTGCAACGATAGCAGAGATGGAACAGGTGGAAGCCTATGCTGTTGCATCTAGAGACCTACAGAAAGCGCGTGACTTCGCAAAGAAGTGGAATGTCCGTAAAGCGTACGGTTCCTATGAGGAAATGCTGGGTGACCCCGATGTTGATCTGGTATATGTTTGCACCCCACACTCCTTGCACTATGAACATATGATGCTCTCCTTGGAGCATGGGAAACCAGTACTTGGCGAAAAGGCTTTCACGATGAATGCAAAGCAAGCCAGGGAAGTCATAGCACTTGGGAAAAAGAAAAAGCTTCTGGTAGCTGAGGCAATTTGGACACGATATTTACCTATGCGTTTGGTTCTTGAACAGATTCTTGAACGCAGGGTTATCGGTGAACCACATTCACTAACCGCAAATCTCTGCTATCCCATCAAGGGCGTGAAACGCATGATGGACCCGGAGCTTGCCGGAGGTGCTCTTCTGGATCTGGGAGTGTACCCGATCAACTTTGCCATGATGGTGTTTGGAAATGAGATAGAGTCCATTGAATCTTCCTGCATCAAGACCGACAGTGGTGTTGATGAATCCAACTCCATCACCCTCTCGTTCAAGGGTGGCAAGATGGCAATCCTTCACTCTTCCATGCTGAGTACCAGTGACAGACGTGGTGCTATATTCGGTAGCAGGGGGTTTATTGAGTTCCTCAACATCAATAACTGTGAAGGGATCAATGTATATGACCGTGATTACAACCTGGTTGAGACCTATAAGCCTTTCAAGAACATCACAGGGTTCGAACATCAGGTTGAGGCATGTAGGAAGGCACTTGAGGAGGGCGAAATCGAGCTTAAGCAGATGCCTCACAGTGAAATCATCAAGGTAATGGAAGTAATGGATACCCTGAGAGGCCAATGGGGTGTACACTTCCCGGGAGAATAA
- a CDS encoding lysophospholipid acyltransferase family protein, with product MKPLSLFLHHIYRTVVKIGLALNYDFFTWQEEALPKGPKIFCSNHFSSSDVHFVTTLTDEPLHMVIGPAFGIPVIGSFLGWTEQIKALSKEDRRHVVDQAVSYLKKGDSIYIFPEGGLNTQEEMMPFKQGIAEMYLSYPVPIVPIGLIAPRRRVRNKISKTARREMRVVSRNYYANIGKVMEFPEALEVAKVDRVAAREMILRELRKTIDSLIVEIKTDKFWS from the coding sequence ATGAAACCTCTAAGCTTGTTCCTTCACCATATCTATCGTACTGTAGTCAAGATCGGCTTGGCTCTCAATTACGATTTCTTTACCTGGCAGGAAGAAGCTTTGCCCAAAGGACCCAAAATATTCTGTTCCAACCATTTCAGTTCCAGTGATGTGCATTTTGTAACTACCCTCACTGATGAACCATTGCATATGGTCATTGGCCCTGCCTTCGGTATTCCTGTCATTGGATCGTTTCTTGGATGGACGGAACAGATAAAAGCCCTAAGCAAGGAAGACCGCAGACATGTTGTTGACCAGGCAGTCTCTTACCTCAAGAAAGGAGATAGTATATATATCTTTCCTGAAGGGGGTTTGAACACCCAGGAAGAGATGATGCCCTTCAAGCAGGGAATTGCTGAGATGTACCTCTCCTACCCCGTTCCTATCGTTCCCATTGGATTGATCGCCCCAAGAAGAAGAGTGAGGAACAAGATCAGTAAAACGGCAAGGCGAGAAATGCGAGTCGTAAGTAGGAACTACTATGCTAATATTGGGAAGGTGATGGAATTCCCTGAGGCCTTGGAAGTAGCCAAGGTTGATAGAGTCGCTGCACGAGAGATGATCCTGAGGGAACTCAGGAAAACCATTGATTCATTGATTGTCGAGATCAAGACAGATAAGTTCTGGAGTTGA
- the nspC gene encoding carboxynorspermidine decarboxylase, producing the protein MIDLKKISHTPAFVLEYELLEKNLSIIEQLQKDLPLSFLFALKGFAMHAVFPDLAAVASGATASSLNEALLASPYFNEIHAYAPVYQKNEFETIASMATHITFNSVSQLETYRDRSSNAQLGLRINAMYSTVSTALYDPCSYGSRLGILPKDLPQLPEGVSGLHSHNLCESGAQELAHTLSSIEKHWGHLLGDIEWLNLGGGHLVTRKGYDLDLFRKTIMDFHDRYPHIKLILEPGAAFVWETGYLVTEILDIVDNGGIKTLMIDASFAAHMPDCLEMPYSPNVIGAQLEESGVYRLGGSSCLAGDWVGSYTFEKAPKIGDHLVLCDMMHYTMVKTTMFNGIALPDIGIYRDKRYTVVKTFGFDDYQRRLS; encoded by the coding sequence ATGATCGATTTGAAAAAGATAAGCCATACTCCAGCCTTTGTGTTGGAGTATGAGCTTCTGGAAAAGAACCTTTCCATCATTGAACAGTTGCAGAAGGATCTTCCCCTCTCCTTCCTCTTCGCCCTTAAAGGGTTTGCGATGCACGCGGTATTCCCGGACTTGGCCGCCGTTGCGAGCGGGGCAACTGCATCCTCACTGAATGAGGCACTTCTTGCATCTCCCTATTTTAATGAAATCCACGCATATGCTCCGGTGTATCAGAAGAACGAATTTGAAACCATTGCCTCGATGGCAACACACATTACGTTCAACTCTGTTTCCCAGCTGGAGACATATCGTGACAGAAGTAGCAATGCTCAATTGGGACTTCGCATCAATGCCATGTACTCGACAGTCTCTACTGCCTTGTATGATCCCTGTAGCTACGGGAGCCGTTTGGGTATACTTCCCAAGGATCTTCCACAACTCCCAGAGGGGGTGAGTGGATTGCACTCCCACAACCTCTGCGAGAGTGGTGCCCAAGAGCTGGCCCATACGCTCTCATCGATCGAAAAGCATTGGGGGCATTTACTTGGTGATATAGAGTGGTTGAATCTTGGTGGTGGACACCTGGTAACCAGAAAAGGGTATGACCTGGATCTTTTCAGGAAGACGATCATGGATTTCCACGATCGATATCCCCACATCAAACTTATATTGGAACCTGGTGCAGCCTTTGTTTGGGAAACTGGGTATCTGGTAACCGAAATTCTTGATATTGTTGATAATGGTGGTATCAAGACACTGATGATCGACGCCTCCTTTGCGGCCCATATGCCGGACTGTCTGGAAATGCCGTACTCTCCAAATGTAATCGGAGCGCAACTGGAAGAGAGTGGTGTCTATCGTCTTGGAGGATCATCCTGCTTGGCTGGGGACTGGGTGGGCAGTTATACCTTTGAGAAAGCACCTAAGATTGGGGACCATCTTGTACTCTGTGACATGATGCACTACACCATGGTCAAGACCACCATGTTCAATGGTATCGCCTTACCGGATATCGGCATCTATCGCGATAAGAGATATACCGTGGTGAAAACCTTCGGATTTGATGATTATCAACGACGCTTGTCGTAG
- a CDS encoding CYTH domain-containing protein: MSYEVELKAHVDDPITLKHDIEQQPGIGEVCCEEKDDIYYALAGQEPLFRLRAERFGPSFQNLSGNVRFTRKYKSLKDGIEVNEEVEFLSSSDQAQQAHAFFLSLGYEVYIRKTKRGYSYDWVFDETLSPLHIELVEIASLGWFLEMEFVLETAERVPYARTRLLEVLSLLGVPQECIEERYYMHLLKDFS, from the coding sequence ATGTCCTATGAAGTTGAACTGAAAGCCCATGTAGATGATCCTATCACGCTCAAGCATGACATCGAGCAGCAGCCTGGCATTGGAGAGGTGTGTTGTGAAGAGAAAGATGACATCTACTATGCCTTGGCGGGACAGGAGCCTCTTTTCCGTCTACGGGCGGAACGCTTCGGGCCTTCTTTTCAGAATCTATCAGGGAATGTACGGTTTACAAGAAAATACAAGAGCCTGAAGGATGGGATTGAGGTCAATGAGGAAGTTGAGTTTCTCTCATCCTCCGACCAGGCACAGCAAGCTCATGCTTTTTTCCTCAGTCTCGGATATGAGGTATATATCAGGAAGACCAAGCGGGGATACTCCTACGATTGGGTATTCGATGAGACGCTCTCACCCCTTCATATAGAACTGGTGGAGATTGCTTCCCTCGGCTGGTTCTTGGAGATGGAATTTGTGTTGGAGACAGCAGAACGGGTCCCGTATGCCAGGACCCGTCTACTTGAAGTACTCTCATTGTTGGGTGTTCCCCAAGAATGTATCGAGGAACGCTATTACATGCATCTACTCAAGGATTTTTCGTAG
- a CDS encoding tetratricopeptide repeat protein, giving the protein MENYFARLLLSSELDDPLYFARVHQNIADLEKKRVAHFNEYGPMNQEYVLLMGDLNMAYYRAGETHKELEVAQQIYQTNQILHGDDDESTIEAMIALGNSYLDDGQSTEAQSIVEDLLGRDYTKENGPSYDLYIDSLCLQADIYHIQKKFDEELLLRQQVLTILTSFQGSTSSQSIMARCALGVCLERRYAWREALEQYRIIRSYLDIESDFASEAEKIGLLVHIARCYRKLGEVEDARTLYRWAHRKAHVYFGPASPLALKMQRLLKAAEHNNR; this is encoded by the coding sequence ATGGAAAACTATTTTGCACGATTACTACTCTCCAGTGAACTTGATGACCCGCTCTACTTTGCACGTGTACATCAGAATATCGCCGATCTGGAGAAGAAGCGAGTAGCTCACTTCAACGAATATGGTCCCATGAATCAAGAATATGTACTCCTGATGGGGGATTTGAACATGGCCTACTACCGTGCAGGAGAGACCCATAAAGAGTTGGAGGTTGCTCAACAGATTTATCAGACGAACCAGATCCTTCATGGTGATGATGATGAGTCAACCATAGAGGCCATGATCGCCTTAGGCAACTCATATCTTGATGATGGACAGAGTACTGAGGCACAATCCATTGTTGAGGATCTGCTTGGTCGTGATTACACCAAAGAGAATGGCCCCTCCTATGATCTCTATATCGACTCACTCTGTCTGCAGGCAGACATCTACCATATCCAAAAGAAGTTTGATGAGGAGCTTCTGCTCCGTCAGCAGGTACTCACCATCCTTACCTCATTCCAAGGATCCACGAGCAGTCAGAGTATCATGGCTCGTTGTGCACTTGGGGTCTGCCTGGAGAGGCGATACGCCTGGAGAGAAGCCCTTGAGCAGTACAGGATCATCCGGTCTTACCTTGATATAGAATCGGATTTTGCCTCTGAAGCAGAGAAAATTGGACTGCTTGTTCATATTGCGCGCTGCTATCGCAAGCTCGGTGAAGTTGAGGATGCAAGGACGCTCTACCGGTGGGCTCACCGTAAAGCCCACGTCTATTTTGGTCCTGCCTCTCCATTGGCTTTGAAAATGCAACGGCTTCTCAAGGCAGCTGAACACAACAACCGATAA
- a CDS encoding aldo/keto reductase, with the protein MQTVTMNNNLEIPKLGFGTWQIPEGKAAYESVRYALEVGYRHIDTAAAYGNEVSVGRAIRESGIDREEIYLTTKLHNNDHGYEQTKEAFLESLRKLDTDYVDLYLIHWPNPIASRSHWQDANRGSWKAMEEFIGQGLIKSIGISNFREHHIESLLERAEIKPQVNQIRLYAGEQQHKLVQYCKDKQMVLEAYSPLGTGGLLSSPLIKSIAEEVGKSPAQICLRYDIQKGHVVLPKSVTPSSILQNKDIFDFTLNEEQMAKLDEMENICGPTQNPDETSF; encoded by the coding sequence ATGCAGACAGTTACGATGAACAACAATCTTGAGATTCCGAAACTTGGATTTGGCACTTGGCAGATTCCTGAAGGAAAAGCAGCATATGAGAGTGTTCGCTACGCTCTCGAGGTAGGATATCGTCATATAGATACTGCAGCTGCCTATGGCAATGAGGTGAGTGTTGGACGCGCCATACGAGAGAGTGGGATTGATCGGGAGGAGATCTATCTTACCACCAAGCTTCATAACAATGACCATGGCTATGAACAGACTAAGGAAGCATTCCTGGAAAGCTTGAGAAAACTGGATACAGACTATGTTGACCTCTATTTGATCCATTGGCCCAATCCCATTGCATCTCGCTCACATTGGCAGGACGCCAATAGGGGGAGTTGGAAGGCCATGGAGGAGTTTATCGGGCAAGGCCTGATCAAGAGTATCGGTATCAGCAACTTCCGTGAACATCATATTGAATCCTTGCTCGAGAGAGCTGAGATCAAGCCGCAGGTCAATCAGATCCGGCTCTATGCTGGTGAACAACAGCACAAATTGGTGCAATATTGCAAGGACAAGCAGATGGTTCTGGAAGCATATAGTCCATTAGGCACCGGTGGCCTGCTCAGCAGTCCTCTGATCAAGAGCATTGCTGAAGAGGTAGGGAAGAGTCCGGCACAAATATGTCTTCGTTATGATATCCAGAAGGGGCATGTAGTGCTTCCCAAATCGGTTACTCCTTCTTCTATTCTTCAGAACAAGGATATCTTTGATTTCACGTTGAATGAAGAACAAATGGCAAAGCTCGATGAAATGGAGAATATCTGTGGACCAACGCAGAATCCGGATGAAACCTCCTTCTAA